CAATAAAAATACGGATGATAAAAGAAAGTAGCTGCTAAGCAGTTACTAAATGAACGAAATGGGCTGGGAAATGGTATTTCTGTAATAAAAAAACCCTCTGAGCAAGCTAAGAGGGTTTAAACGTATGTTATGAAAACAATTAAGATCTTTTTTCTTTGATACGTGCTTTTTTACCAGTTAAGCCACGTAAGTAGAATAACTTAGCACGACGAACTGCACCACGGCTGTTAACTTCAATTTTCTCAATGTTAGGTGAGTTGATAGGGAAAATACGCTCAACACCGATTGAGTTTGATACTTTGCGTACAGTGAAAGT
Above is a window of Solitalea lacus DNA encoding:
- the rplS gene encoding 50S ribosomal protein L19, whose protein sequence is MDLVKFVEEQSIAKNNIPSFKAGDTVTVHYKIREGNKERIQLYQGVVIQRNSQGATETFTVRKVSNSIGVERIFPINSPNIEKIEVNSRGAVRRAKLFYLRGLTGKKARIKEKRS